From Micromonospora echinaurantiaca:
CCAGGAGCTGGCGGTGGCGCTGGTGGAGCACCAGGTCGAGCTGATGCCCGGGGTGGCCGACGCGCTGGACGAGCTGGCCGGCCGGCACGCGCTGCTGCTGCTGACCAAGGGGGACCGGGAGGAGCAGCAGCGCAAGCTGGACGCCTCCGGGCTGCTGCACCACTTCCAGGCCGCGCACATCGTGGCGGAGAAGGACGTCGACACGTACCGCTGGCTGACCCGGGAGCACGGGTTCGACCCGGCCGCCGGGTGGATGATCGGTAACTCGCCGAAGTCGGACATCCTGCCGGCCCGGGCGGCCGGCATGAACGCCGTGTTCATCCCGAACGACAACACCTGGGTGTTGGAGCACGACGAACTCGACCCGGCCGACCCGGGCGTGCTGCACCTGACCGCCTTCCCCGACCTGCTCAAGCACTTCTGAGTCGGGTGCGGTCGCCGGCCCTGCCGGCCGCCGCTCAGCCGGCCGCCACCGGCGTACGGCTGCTGCACTCGCTGGCGCTCGCGCTGCTGGTGGGTGGCCTCGCCGCCCGCCGCGGGCAGCGTCCGCGCAGAGGTCGCTCCGACCGGAAATAGCGCTCCTGATGACGGTCGTGTTACGCCGACATGCCGGTTTTCAACGTTGATATCAATCACCCTCCACCACGGCTCCCGTGCCTTGTCCGACCTGGAAGGACCCGCCTAGCCTGATCCGGCGCTCGCGGCTCTTCGGGGTGGGTCGGGAGCGCACCGAAGTCCGGTAGCTGGGCACCGTGGAGCTGAGTGCAGGCGGGCCGGCTCGTCGGGTTGAGCCGAGCGTGGGCGGCGTGCCACGCCCGCGCGTCCAATCCGGCGAAGTCCGCTACCACGCCGGACGGCTGGGGGTCAGGACCGGGGAGTTGCGGACCCGGTCCTGACCCGTCCTGTCTTCCGGAACGTCGGCGGGCGTGCTGCTGCGTCCGGATCGCCGATCCCGTTACACCGACCCGCCGCTGTCCCCGGCTGAGATTCCTCACCATTTCCGGGGCAGCCGGCCCGGACCGGAACTGCGACCATGCTGCGAATGGAACGGAGACACTCTTCCGTGCGTCCCGCCGTCCCGCTGAGGCGCTCGTGACCGGGCGGGGGCGGCCGATCCCGCCGCCGAACCGGGCGTCGGCGTTGACCACCCTGCCGGAGGAGACCCGGCAGGTCGTCCTCGTCACCGGCAACGGCTACAACACCACGTACGCGA
This genomic window contains:
- a CDS encoding HAD family hydrolase — translated: MTDGGVTVSPGQVLVFDADDTLWENNVLFERVIDDFLAWLDHPTLDRVAIRAVLDDIERANAAVHGYGSRVFLHSLGECLERLRQRPVTEAERREIQELAVALVEHQVELMPGVADALDELAGRHALLLLTKGDREEQQRKLDASGLLHHFQAAHIVAEKDVDTYRWLTREHGFDPAAGWMIGNSPKSDILPARAAGMNAVFIPNDNTWVLEHDELDPADPGVLHLTAFPDLLKHF